The DNA region TGCGTGCCGGGCGGCGTGTGCGCCAGTGCGTTCTCGACCAGGTTGCGCAGCGCCAGTTCCAGCAGCACTGCATGGCCCGCGAGCGGAAACGGGCCCGGGCTGGACAGGCCCAGGTCGCGCCCGCCGGCATGCGCGGCCGGCGCGTATTCGCCCACCAGGCGGCGCGCGATCGCGTCCAGGTCCAGCGGTTGCACCGCTTCGTCCAGTTCGGCGCGGCTGGCCCGCGCCAGCGCCAGCAGGTGCGACAGCACCTCGCCCGCGCGCAAGGCATCGGCGCGCAGCCGGCCCAGCGCGGCTTGGTGCGCCGGGCCCGGCGGCTGGTCCTGCGCATTGCGCGCCTGCAGCGACAGCGAGGCGAGCGGCGTGCGCAATTCATGCGCGAACTCGTTGGCCAGTTCGCGCTCGCGCGTGAGCGCCGCGTGGTAACGCTCCACCAGCCGGTTGATCGCGTCGCTGGTGGCGGCGAGTTCGTCGTAGTGCGCAGGAGCGCGCAGCCCCTGCGGCTGCTGCACGTCCAGCGCGTGCACTGCGTCCGCCAGCTGCCGCAGCGGCTTCAGGCCGCGGTGGATGGCCAGGCCCAGCAGCAACGCAACCACCGGCAGCAGCAGCAGCCCAGGAATCACCACTTGGTGCGCGATGTCCGCCGCGAGCGCGTCGCGTTCCTGCAGCGACGACAGCACCATGAGCCGGTGTGCGTGCGCCTCGTCCCAGCGCGCGAAAGCGCGCCAGGGCTGCTGCGGCTCGCCCAGTTCCAGCGTGGCATAGCCTTCGGGGCTGGCAAACGGTGGCACCGGCGCTTCGCCGCTGCGCGAGACCAGCTGGCCGTCGGCATTCCACCAGATCACCGACAGCGAGCTCTGCACGTCGTGGGCCTTCAGCGCCGCGCCGTCGCTGGGGTGGTAGTCCCGGTTGCGCGGCAGCCCGGTATCGGTCAGCGGCAGCAGCAGCGCGCTGACACTGGCCAGGTGGCCGTCGGTCAATTCGTCGGCCTCGCGCGCACCGGTGCGGTAGGCCATCGCCATGAAGGTCGCCCACACCAGCACCAGCGCGCCCAGCGCCCAGGCCAGCAGGTGGCGGGTCAGCGTGGGCAGCGGGCGCGCCGGCAGGCCGTTCATGCGCCGGGCTCCGCCGGCACGTAATAGCCCACGCCGCGCACGGTTCGGACCACCTGCTCGCCCAGCTTGCGGCGCAGGCGATGCACGTGGACTTCGATGGCGTTGCTTTCCAGCGCCGCATCGAAGTTGTAAAGCTTCGCTTCGATCTGTGCGCGCGTCAGCACGTGCGGCCGCGCCTCCACCAGCGTCAGCAGCACCGAGAACTCGCGCCCGGACAGCTCCACCGGCTGGCCCGCGCGCAGCACCGTGCGCGCCGCCGGGTCGATCTCCAGTTCGCCGCAAAGCAGCTTGGGCTGGGCCCGGCCGGCGGCGCGTCGGCGCAGCGCCCGCATGCGGGCGGCAAGTTCGTCGGGGTCGAAGGGCTTGGCCAGGTAATCGTCCGCGCCCAGATCCAGGCCGGCAATGCGCGCGGCGACTTCGTCGCGGGCGGTCATGATCAGGACCGGCGTGTCCGGGTCGGGTTGCCGTCCCGGCGGCGACTGGCGCAGGCGCTCCAGCAGGGTCATGCCGTCGCCATCGGCGAGGCCCAGGTCCAGCAGCACGATGTCAAAAGCCTCCGCGCCCAGCGCGGCCCAGCCCCCGGCCACGCTGTCCGTGGTGTCCACGGCATAGCCCAGCCCCGCCAGGTGGGCTGCCAGCCCCTGGGCGATGCCCGCATCGTCTTCGACCACCAGCACGCGCATGCCCGGATTGTGCGGGAGGCCGCGGCAGGCGATTGACCCCATGCATGCCACGCCCGGACGGCCCTGCCACAATCAGGCTCCGGTCAGGCCCGCCCTGGGTGCCTGCCGCGCTCCCCACCCAAAGATGTCCGAACCCTCCCACGATACGCGCCGGCCCCGCAGTCCGGCCTGGCCCGTGCTTGCCGCCAGCCTGTGGATGGCGGTCCTGGGCAATGCGCCGCTATGGCGCGAACTCGGACGGCAAGGCCTGCTGGCCGCGCACGGCGGCTGGCTGCTGGCCCTGTGCCTGGGCGGCGCGCTGGCCGCGGTGCTGTTCTCGCTCCTGAGCCTGCTGGCCTGGCCGCGGCTGTTGAAGCCCGCCATCGCCTTGCTGCTGGTGGCCACCGCGGTCGGCGGCTATTACATGTGGACGTTCCACGTGGTGATCGACCCCGGCATGGCGGTCAACACCTTGCAGACCGACTGGGGTGAGACGCGCGACCTGCTCACGCCGCAGCTGGCGCTGGTGGTCGCGCTGGGCGCAGTCCTGCCCGCATGGCTGCTCTGGCGCCAGCCGCTCGCTTATGGCGGCTGGAAAGGCCGCAGCCTGCGCAACCTGGGTGGCGTCATCGCCGGCCTGGTGGTGGCCGCCGCCCTGGTGCTTGCGAGCTTCCAGCCGCTGGCCTCGGCGATGCGCAACTACAAGCACCTGCGCTACCTGATGAACCCGCTGACCTCGCTGTGGTCCTTCGGCTATGCCGCGGTCGGCGAGAAGCAACGGCCCAAGGGCATCGTGCCCCTGGGGCAGGACGCGCAGCTGGCGGCCAAGGGCCAGCGGCCCCCGCTAGTCCTGCTGGTGCTGGGCGAGACCGGGCGCTCCGGCAATTTCGGCCTGAACGGCTACCCGCGCGACACCACGCCTGAACTCGCCAAGGAAGGCGTCGTGAGCTTCCGCAACGCCTGGTCCTGCGGCACCAGCACCGCGGCCTCGGTGCCCTGCATGTTCTCGCACCTGGGGCGCGACGGCTTCCTGGCGCGGGAGCGCGATTCGGAAAACCTGGTCGACGTGCTGCAGCACGCGGGCCTCGCCGTGCTGTGGCTGGACAACCAGCCGGGCGGCTGCAAGGGCGTGTGCGAGCGCGTGCCCACCGTCAACACGTCCGACACCAAGGATCCGGCCCTGTGCAAGGACGGCGAATGCCTGGATGGCGTGCTGCTGCAAGGCCTGGACGCCCGCCTGGCGGCGCTGCCGGCAGACAAGCGCGCGCGCGGCGTCGTGCTCGTGATGCACCAGATGGGCAGCCACGGGCCGGCCTATTCGCTGCGTTCGCCGCCCGAATTCAAGCGCTTCCAGCCGGAGTGCACCAGCGCGCACCTGCCCGATTGCAGCGTGGAGCAGGTCCGCAACGCCTACGACAACAGCATCGCCTACACCGACCACATCCTGGCCTCCGCCATCGACTGGCTGAAGACGCAGAACGGCTACGACACCGCCTTCCTGTACGTGGCCGACCACGGCGAGTCGCTGGGCGAGAACAACCTTTACCTACACGGCCTGCCCTATGCCATCGCGCCCGACGTGCAAAAGCACGTGCCCTGGGTGCAGTGGCTGTCGCCCGGCTTCGAGCAGCGCACAGGGCTCACCGCGGGCTGCCTGAAAGGGCGGGTCGACACCCGCATCTCGCACGACAACCTGTTCCACACCGTGCTGGGCCTGCTGCAGGTGAGCACCCAGGCTTACCAGCGCGACCTGGACGCCTACGCAGGCTGCGGGGCGCACTGAGCGCAGGGGCCCGCTACACTCGGCCCACGATGTCCCACACCGACGACCACGGCGACGCGACCTGGTGGGTCGCCTGCCTCTGCGCCGAGTGGTGCGGGGTCTGCCGCGAGTTCCGCCCCGCCTTCGAGGCGCAGGCGCGCGCGCACCCGGGCCTGCGCTTCGCCTGGGTGGACGTGGAAGACGAGGCGGACGCCATGGGCGACGTCGACATCGAAACCTTCCCCACCCTGCTGGTCGGCCGCGGCGACCAGCCCCTGTTCCTGGGTCCCATCCCGCCGTCCGCCCCCGGACTGGCGCGCCTCCTGGCCACGCTGCGGGCTCATCCGAAGCCTGCGGCCGGCCTGTCTCCCGCCGCCGGCGCCCTGCTCCAGCGCCTGGCTGCCGACGTCCTGCCGAACGCCCTCGTCTGACGAGGTAGGGCCGCTCCTACATCCGGCCGCTTCCGTGCCTGACGAGCGGAGTGCGCGCTTGCAAGCTCAATCGCACCATGGACGGCGCAGACCGGACATGCAGTTCCAACACATTTCTGTTTTGCAAGGAGATCCAAAGATGGCTTCCAACAGTCAGGGCAACATGGGCGGCAAATCCAACCGGGGTTTCGCCTCCATGGATCCGCAGCGCCAGCGTGAAATCGCCAGCGAGGGTGGCCGCGCCGCACACGAGAAGGGCACCGCCCACGAGTTCACTTCGGAAGAAGCCCGCGAAGCCGGCCGCAAGGGCGGCCAGGCGCGCAGCGCCAACCGGCGCAACGCCGTGATGAACCAGAACAGCAGTTCGCACGCCTCGGGCAGCAACAGCAACCCGGGTTCGCACGGCGGCAGCAGCGGCAGCAGCAACAACGAGTGAAGAACCCGCGCGCACGAATAAGCCGCCCCCGGGCGGCTTTTTCCTTTCAGGCTTCGCCGAGTTGCCACTCCCCGACCAGGCGCACGCGCTGGTCGAGGTCTTCTGGCAGCTCCGGTATCAGCACCGGCGGCACCGGGGTTTCGTCGGCGCGCACGGGCGCCGGCGCTTCCGCAGCCAGGCGCTGCGGCAGGGGTAACTGGAAGACGGAGGAGAAGCGCATGATGACCACCTGCTCAAAGTTTAGGCAGGCTCTGTGGCACTCGTGTGAACGTCGGTAAGCAGCCGCGGAATATTCACGCACGCGTGGCCGCACGCCAACTCGGCCATGTGGAGGATGGCGTCAGCGACCAGGGATCGCCGCCCGCGCCATCGTCAACTCGCGCGCAAGCTCGCGTAGGACCCGGCGAGGCTCAGCCGGCGTAGACGGCCGATGGACGCTCGCCCGCCAGGGCCTGCAGCAGGTTGGTGGTGGCCAGTTCCGCCATCGCCTGCCGCGTCTCATACGTGGCCGAGCCGATGTGCGGCAGGGCCGTGACGCGCGGATGCTGGCGCAGCGGTGAATCGAGCGGCAGCGGTTCGGTGGCGAACACGTCCAGCGCCGCGGCGCGCAGGTGGCCACTGTCCAGGGCCGCCAGCAGCGCCGGCTCCTGCACGGTGGCGCCACGGCCGCCGTTGACGAAGATGGCGCCTTGCTTCATCAGCTCGAACTCGCGCACGCCCATCAGGCCGCGCGTCTTGTCGTTCAGCGGCAAAGTGGCGGCGACGATGTCGGACTCCGCCAGCACGGCATCGAGCGGGCGGTGCACCGCGTAGGGCAGGTCCACCGGTCGCGGGTTGTGATAGATCACGCGCATGC from Ramlibacter agri includes:
- a CDS encoding KGG domain-containing protein, which translates into the protein MASNSQGNMGGKSNRGFASMDPQRQREIASEGGRAAHEKGTAHEFTSEEAREAGRKGGQARSANRRNAVMNQNSSSHASGSNSNPGSHGGSSGSSNNE
- a CDS encoding histidine kinase dimerization/phospho-acceptor domain-containing protein, which codes for MNGLPARPLPTLTRHLLAWALGALVLVWATFMAMAYRTGAREADELTDGHLASVSALLLPLTDTGLPRNRDYHPSDGAALKAHDVQSSLSVIWWNADGQLVSRSGEAPVPPFASPEGYATLELGEPQQPWRAFARWDEAHAHRLMVLSSLQERDALAADIAHQVVIPGLLLLPVVALLLGLAIHRGLKPLRQLADAVHALDVQQPQGLRAPAHYDELAATSDAINRLVERYHAALTRERELANEFAHELRTPLASLSLQARNAQDQPPGPAHQAALGRLRADALRAGEVLSHLLALARASRAELDEAVQPLDLDAIARRLVGEYAPAAHAGGRDLGLSSPGPFPLAGHAVLLELALRNLVENALAHTPPGTQVEVELDPAARWLQVSDDGQSHASQAAAPAGPLQPLKLGLGHRVAEKVASLHGGAFQPQIALPGGRRGWRISFPAPDQA
- a CDS encoding thioredoxin family protein, with protein sequence MSHTDDHGDATWWVACLCAEWCGVCREFRPAFEAQARAHPGLRFAWVDVEDEADAMGDVDIETFPTLLVGRGDQPLFLGPIPPSAPGLARLLATLRAHPKPAAGLSPAAGALLQRLAADVLPNALV
- a CDS encoding response regulator transcription factor, with protein sequence MRVLVVEDDAGIAQGLAAHLAGLGYAVDTTDSVAGGWAALGAEAFDIVLLDLGLADGDGMTLLERLRQSPPGRQPDPDTPVLIMTARDEVAARIAGLDLGADDYLAKPFDPDELAARMRALRRRAAGRAQPKLLCGELEIDPAARTVLRAGQPVELSGREFSVLLTLVEARPHVLTRAQIEAKLYNFDAALESNAIEVHVHRLRRKLGEQVVRTVRGVGYYVPAEPGA
- a CDS encoding phosphoethanolamine transferase, whose protein sequence is MSEPSHDTRRPRSPAWPVLAASLWMAVLGNAPLWRELGRQGLLAAHGGWLLALCLGGALAAVLFSLLSLLAWPRLLKPAIALLLVATAVGGYYMWTFHVVIDPGMAVNTLQTDWGETRDLLTPQLALVVALGAVLPAWLLWRQPLAYGGWKGRSLRNLGGVIAGLVVAAALVLASFQPLASAMRNYKHLRYLMNPLTSLWSFGYAAVGEKQRPKGIVPLGQDAQLAAKGQRPPLVLLVLGETGRSGNFGLNGYPRDTTPELAKEGVVSFRNAWSCGTSTAASVPCMFSHLGRDGFLARERDSENLVDVLQHAGLAVLWLDNQPGGCKGVCERVPTVNTSDTKDPALCKDGECLDGVLLQGLDARLAALPADKRARGVVLVMHQMGSHGPAYSLRSPPEFKRFQPECTSAHLPDCSVEQVRNAYDNSIAYTDHILASAIDWLKTQNGYDTAFLYVADHGESLGENNLYLHGLPYAIAPDVQKHVPWVQWLSPGFEQRTGLTAGCLKGRVDTRISHDNLFHTVLGLLQVSTQAYQRDLDAYAGCGAH